A region from the Mercenaria mercenaria strain notata unplaced genomic scaffold, MADL_Memer_1 contig_1427, whole genome shotgun sequence genome encodes:
- the LOC123560089 gene encoding uncharacterized protein LOC123560089 has protein sequence MNYESCYKNFVEFRERFSQWISSEKTPDDNNDACSSVSHVSSSSTVSSRSRLRSAKAKRLIAEHKIKMLNKKQELERARVELQMKQQLLDQQSELEEAQLEESVWQQAVQEENGVNLEVQSQTTVQHSTSGETTSVTGNVTGTDSDYILPPKTHTTASTSSTGRNINYNDMCSSARDHGHNQDEAKSAHSINNMNSEVSVSTIDIAFQKLASTLQEGFNLPKPELLTFSGKPTEYCKFVKNFETNIESKITDDRLRLSYLIQYCYGEAKCCIEDCVLLEPSEGYRRARDILFSRYGRPHVIARTYIEKLVYGPQIAASDTDELSKLALEMQRCEITLSQLGYNSDVDNSENLRRIVKRLPMHLRVKWVDIAHVINESGREVHFTDLVKFVDEKSRVASSMYGIDLIKENRTAKSTSGKPHGTKPVKDVTTLTTHSNTDQRRNERKCRCCHGNCLDVSVCSKFKSMSLNERKELVRKFKLCYNCLKGNHSSSNCRKPKSCTVPGCEVKHNMLLHSWSRPNPESSATQAVTCASVKNSNVKNCLGIIPVIVNAENGNFCQTYALLDDGEDKTLCDERLLQSLNVTSKPVTFNISTVNSTSSTIHGQEINLTVMAVDENRNEEVTLSKVWSVKELPISTRSAAVNVDLKKLPYLSDIDIPQIDTNNVMLLIGTDSPAAHIPLEVRSGNIDQPYAVRSRLGWAVRGPVQDICEPNTVNVHFEQSRDVSLQQQLERMWNTEFNDRSLNEKDSMSVEDKHALQIMESSLTHEDGHYKIGLPWRKENASLPNNIALAQVRLQQLKRKLSRDPELHKMYTTSLNDYNY, from the coding sequence ATGAACTATGAAAGCTGTTATAAGAACTTTGTTGAATTCCGGGAAAGATTTTCACAGTGGATTTCTTCTGAGAAAACGCCTGATGATAATAATGACGCCTGTTCTTCAGTCAGCCATGTTAGTTCATCTTCAACAGTGTCCTCGCGCTCCAGATTAAGAAGCGCGAAAGCTAAACGTTTAATTGcggaacataaaattaaaatgttaaataaaaagcAAGAATTAGAGCGCGCACGCGTAGAACTACAAATGAAACAACAATTACTAGATCAACAGTCTGAACTTGAAGAAGCGCAATTAGAAGAATCAGTATGGCAACAAGCTGTACAGGAAGAGAATGGAGTGAACTTAGAAGTCCAGTCTCAGACAACAGTACAACATTCTACTTCCGGTGAAACAACTTCCGTTACTGGAAATGTGACAGGTACAGACAGTGATTATATTCTTCCGCCTAAAACCCATACGACAGCAAGTACGTCTTCTACCGGAAggaatataaattataatgataTGTGTAGCAGTGCACGTGATCACGGGCATAATCAAGATGAGGCTAAGAGTGCGCATTCTATAAACAATATGAACTCCGAGGTTAGTGTTTCTACAATAGACATAGCGTTCCAGAAACTTGCATCTACACTTCAGGAAGGGTTCAATCTTCCGAAACCGGAATTACTGACATTTAGCGGCAAGCCAACTGAATATTGTAAGTTCGTCAAAAACTTCGAAACTAATATCGAAAGTAAAATTACCGATGATAGACTTAGGTTGAGCTATTTAATACAGTACTGTTACGGTGAAGCAAAGTGTTGTATTGAAGATTGTGTTTTGTTGGAACCCAGTGAAGGATACAGGCGCGCACGTGACATCTTGTTCTCACGTTATGGAAGGCCGCACGTGATCGCTAGAACATATATTGAAAAGTTGGTATACGGTCCACAGATAGCAGCATCTGATACAGACGAACTATCAAAATTGGCATTAGAAATGCAAAGGTGTGAAATAACTTTATCGCAACTAGGATATAATTCGGATGTAGATAATTCTGAAAACTTGAGGCGAATTGTGAAACGGTTGCCTATGCATCTGAGAGTGAAATGGGTTGATATAGCACACGTAATTAACGAATCTGGCAGGGAAGTACATTTTACCGACTTAGTGAAATTCGTTGATGAGAAATCACGTGTTGCCAGTTCAATGTATGGAATCGATCTCATTAAAGAAAATCGAACAGCGAAGTCAACTTCCGGTAAACCGCATGGTACAAAGCCTGTAAAAGATGTAACTACATTGACCACACACAGTAATACTGATCAGAGAAGAAACGAAAGAAAGTGCcgttgttgccatggtaactgcCTGGATGTATCTGTATGTAGCAAATTTAAATCGATGAGTCTAAATGAGAGAAAAGAACTGGTGCGAAAATTCAAGTTGTGTTACAACTGTTTGAAAGGCAACCATTCATCTAGCAACTGCAGAAAACCAAAGTCATGTACAGTACCCGGTTGCGAAGTGAAACATAACATGTTGTTACATAGTTGGAGCAGACCCAATCCTGAATCTTCGGCGACACAAGCTGTGACTTGTGCATCTGTGAAGAACTCAAATGTGAAGAACTGTTTAGGAATTATACCAGTTATTGTGAATgctgaaaatggaaatttctgtCAAACATACGCTCTGTTAGATGACGGTGAAGATAAAACCTTATGTGATGAGAGGTTGTTACAGTCTTTGAACGTCACAAGTAAACCTGTTACATTCAATATTTCAACGGTAAACTCAACAAGTAGTACCATTCACGGACAGGAAATAAATCTTACTGTAATGGCGGTGGACGAAAACAGAAATGAAGAAGTGACACTTTCCAAGGTGTGGTCAGTGAAGGAGCTTCCAATCTCAACAAGATCCGCAGCAGTAAATGTTGACTTAAAGAAATTACCCTACTTATCAGATATAGACATACCGCAAATTGACACAAACAATGTTATGCTACTGATCGGTACAGATTCTCCAGCTGCACATATTCCACTCGAAGTGCGTTCAGGAAACATTGATCAACCGTACGCCGTGCGATCACGGTTAGGATGGGCAGTACGTGGTCCAGTTCAAGACATTTGTGAGCCTAATACCGTAAATGTCCACTTTGAACAATCCAGAGACGTGTCACTGCAACAGCAACTGGAAAGAATGTGGAATACAGAATTTAATGATAGATCATTGAATGAAAAGGACTCTATGTCTGTTGAAGACAAACATGCTCTGCAGATTATGGAATCATCTCTTACCCATGAAGATGGTCACTACAAAATTGGATTACCATGGAGGAAGGAGAATGCATCCTTGCCAAACAACATAGCTCTTGCCCAAGTACGCCTACAACAACTGAAACGTAAACTGTCACGTGACCCGgaattacataaaatgtatacaacATCCCTGAATGATTATAATTATTGA
- the LOC123560088 gene encoding uncharacterized protein LOC123560088, protein MNSLVGVLIRFRKEKVALAADIEAMFHQVRVMEEDCDALRFLWWPGGDIIQQPKCYRMKVHLFGATSSPSCAAYALKRTATDNARLFGKEVVSTVERDFYVDDCLKSVETDDKAIKLATDLQTLMKLGGFRLTKWLSNSRAVLNAIPESELEPSVVNLSLDETLPCNRALGVQWNIGWDDQIPQSINNEWQTWLSTLPCLENVSVNRCFRPSDCVKSTELHIFSDGSETAYGACAYLRFVDTYDNVTCSLVIGKSRLAPIKQMSIPRLELSGAVVACRIYAMLSDELDIKIDQVTFWTDSMIVLGYIKNVSKRFKTFVGNRLSIIHNTTSPDLWRHIDTKSNPADIASRGIHANDTKNLHIWLNGPDFLRKDHTQWPQNQLAPEVTDDDTEVKREAKINITVTNRSLDDIIDRYSSWTKLRRAVAWLLRYKVFCRQKYLNHELDMDEGNLTLAEIQKAEHELLIHVQQDTFANENNLKQFKPVRTDSSIASLNPKMCDKLIRVRGRIQSRNLSKCPIILPSKHTITKLIIRHIHENNGHAGKQQVLAISREKYWIVQGLSAVKGVVRSCMVCRRQHSPLLQQQMGPLLEEQTTPDEPPFTYVGIDYFGPLIVKEGRTHVKRYGCLFTCLSTRAVHLEVCHSLTTNSFVAAFQRFTCRRGYPKKVYSDNGTNLVGGDRQLRQSIQEWNSSAIGKYMTEKEIEWHFNPPQASHRGGAWGRMIRSTRTILKALVRQQLLTDEQLVTLMTETERILNDRPITKVSDDPEDMSALTPNMLLLMKTNSSIPRGIYNKNDTYVKRWWKQVQYLSNVFWRRWIREYLPAIQQRQKWQRKTTDLRVGDIVLVFDESTTRGQWPLGRIVKTNKSRDGHVRSCIVKYKNTQTVKPITKLCLLESSA, encoded by the exons ATGAACAGTCTAGTAGGAGTTCTCATACGATTTAGGAAAGAGAAGGTAGCTCTAGCCGCAGATATTGAAGCAATGTTTCACCAGGTGCGTGTTATGGAAGAAGACTGTGATGCTTTAAGATTTCTATGGTGGCCTGGTGGTGACATCATACAGCAGCCAAAGTGCTATCGTATGAAGGTACATTTGTTTGGAGCTACATCATCACCCAGTTGTGCAGCATATGCCTTAAAGCGTACTGCAACCGACAATGCCCGTTTATTTGGAAAGGAAGTGGTTTCTACAGTAGAACGAGATTTTTATGTCGATGATTGTCTGAAGTCTGTAGAAACGGATGATAAAGCTATCAAGCTGGCTACAGATCTGCAAACACTAATGAAGTTAGGCGGATTCCGACTTACGAAGTGGTTAAGTAACAGTAGGGCTGTACTGAACGCTATTCCAGAATCTGAACTCGAACCATCTGTCGTCAATCTGAGTCTAGACGAAACTTTACCATGTAATCGAGCACTTGGTGTACAATGGAAT ATCGGCTGGGATGACCAGATACCACAGAGCATCAACAATGAATGGCAAACCTGGTTATCAACCTTACCTTGTCTGGAGAATGTGTCTGTAAACCGCTGTTTCCGACCAAGTGACTGTGTTAAATCTACGGAACTGCATATATTTAGTGATGGATCCGAAACCGCCTATGGAGCCTGTGCTTACCTTCGATTTGTTGATACCTATGACAATGTAACATGTTCTCTAGTCATAGGAAAATCTCGTTTAGCCCCGATCAAACAGATGTCTATACCACGTCTTGAGTTATCCGGAGCTGTTGTCGCTTGCCGTATTTATGCGATGTTGTCCGATGAACTAGATATAAAGATTGATCAAGTTACCTTCTGGACTGATTCTATGATTGTATTAGGATACATAAAGAACGTATCAAAACGGTTCAAGACATTCGTTGGCAATAGACTCAGCATTATACATAATACTACCTCACCAGACCTGTGGCGCCATATTGACACAAAGTCGAATCCCGCAGATATAGCTTCAAGAGGCATACATGCGAATGACACTAAGAATCTACATATTTGGCTAAATGGACCAGATTTTCTAAGAAAAGATCATACTCAGTGGCCACAGAATCAGCTTGCACCGGAAGTAACCGACGATGATACAGAAGTGAAGAGAGAAGCCAAGATAAACATCACAGTGACTAATAGAAGTCTAGATGATATCATTGATCGCTACTCAAGTTGGACTAAACTTAGAAGAGCAGTCGCGTGGTTACTTAGATACAAGGTATTTTGCAGACAGAAATACTTAAATCACGAACTTGACATGGACGAAGGAAACTTAACATTAGCGGAAATCCAGAAAGCAGAACATGAATTATTGATACATGTACAACAGGACACATTCGCAAATGAGAACAACTTGAAACAATTCAAGCCAGTCAGAACTGATAGCAGCATTGCATCTCTAAACCCCAAAATGTGTGACAAACTAATCCGAGTACGAGGACGTATACAATCTAGAAACCTGAGTAAATGTCCCATTATACTACCAAGCAAGCACactattacaaaattaataattcGACATATTCATGAGAATAACGGTCATGCCGGAAAACAACAGGTACTTGCAATCTCGCGTGAGAAGTACTGGATAGTTCAAGGACTGAGTGCTGTAAAAGGTGTAGTGAGAAGTTGCATGGTGTGCAGACGACAACACTCCCCCCTGCTACAACAACAGATGGGGCCTCTTCTTGAAGAGCAGACGACACCAGATGAACCCCCTTTCACTTACGTTGGAATAGATTACTTTGGTCCACTGATTGTAAAAGAAGGTCGCACACATGTGAAAAGATATGGCTGTCTTTTTACCTGTCTTTCAACTAGAGCGGTACACCTGGAGGTCTGTCATAGTTTGACAACTAACTCCTTCGTCGCAGCATTTCAACGTTTTACCTGTCGCAGAGGATATCCAAAGAAGGTGTATAGTGACAATGGCACGAATCTTGTAGGTGGCGATCGTCAGCTGCGACAGTCGATACAAGAATGGAATTCTTCAGCAATAGGGAAATATATGACAGAAAAGGAAATAGAATGGCACTTTAACCCGCCTCAGGCGAGTCATAGAGGAGGAGCCTGGGGAAGGATGATTCGTTCCACACGAACAATTTTAAAAGCGTTGGTCAGGCAACAATTGCTCACAGATGAACAATTAGTTACGCTGATGACAGAAACTGAAAGAATCCTGAACGATAGACCAATAACCAAGGTTAGCGATGATCCTGAAGACATGTCTGCCCTCACACCAAATATGCTACTACTAATGAAGACTAACAGTAGTATTCCAAGGGGAATATATAATAAGAATGACACATATGTAAAACGATGGTGGAAGCAGGTGCAATATCTCTCTAACGTTTTCTGGAGAAGATGGATACGAGAATACTTACCAGCTATACAACAGAGACAAAAATGGCAAAGAAAGACCACAGATTTACGTGTAGGTGATATTGTGCTAGTGTTTGACGAAAGTACGACAAGAGGACAATGGCCATTGGGAAGaattgtaaaaacaaacaaaagccgTGATGGACATGTACGAAGCTGTATTGTAaagtataaaaatacacaaacagTGAAACCAATTACGAAGTTGTGTCTACTTGAAAGTTCAGCTTAA